In Bacillus sp. S3, the sequence TTTAAACAGAAAAATGAGTAGACTTAAGTAAGAGGTGCAGCACATGACAAAGAGGAAAATGGGGCTGTTGGTAATGGCCTACGGTACCCCCTATACATTAGACGACTTGGAAGGGTATTATACACATATCCGCCATGGCCGAAAGCCAAGTCCGGAAATGATTGAAGATTTACGAAACCGGTATGAAGCAATTGGAGGGATTTCTCCATTAGCCAAAATCACTCTTGATCAGGCAGAAAAGCTTGAGCAGCATTTAAATCGTATTCAAGATGAAATTGAATTCAAAATGTATTTAGGGTTAAAACATATTGCCCCTTTTATTGAGGATGCTGTTAAAAAAATGCATGAGGACGGAATTGAAGAAGCGGTAAGTATTGTTCTTGCCCCGCACTTTTCCACTTTTAGCGTAAAATCTTATAATGGCAGGGCAGTTGAGGAAGCTGAAAAGCTGGGCGGGCTCAAAATCAGAACGATTAACAGCTGGTACAAGGAACCGAAATTCATCGGATATTGGGCCGATCAAGTTAAACGAGTTTTTCAGGAAATGCCGCAAGATGAGAGGGAAGAGGCGGTTTTAATTGTTTCTGCGCATAGCCTGCCGGAGAAAATTCTCCAATATGACGATCCCTATCCAAGCCAGTTACAAGAAACAGCTGATTTAATAGTCGAACAGGCCGGTATTAAGAATTATGAAATCGGGTGGCAAAGCGCCGGAAATACACCGGAACCTTGGATTGGCCCAGATGTACAGGATCTTACTAGAGAGTTATTTAATGGTCATCATTATAAGGCTTTCGTTTATGCTCCAGTCGGTTTTGTCTGCGACCATTTGGAGGTACTGTTCGATAACGATGTGGAATGTAAAGCTGTTACAGATGAATTAGGGGTTAGCTACTACCGCCCGGAAATGCCAAATGCTAAGGCTGAATTTATCGACTGCTTGTCAAGCGTCATCCTTAAAAGCATAGCGGACTAATTTATACGGAAGAAGGTGCGTCTGTGACCGAAGACAAACAGAAGGTTGTCATTATTGGGGGAGGAATTGCTGGTCTCACGTCAGCATTCTATCTTCAGAAAACAATTCAAGAAATGAATCTGCCAATTGAGCTTCAACTCATTGAAGCATCCCATCGTCTTGGCGGTAAAATGCAAACGGTTGTTAGAGACGGTTTTACCATTGAGAGGGGACCGGATTCATTCTTAGCAAGGAAAACAAGCATTGTCCGACTTGCGAAGGAAGTCGGGATGGACGACAAATTGGTGCCTAATTCCACGGGTAAATCGTATGTTCTTGTTAACGAGAAACTACACTCAATGCCCGGTGGGTCGATCATGGGAGTTCCTACGGAAATAGGGCCATTTATCACAACAGGTCTTTTTTCCGTTCCCGGTAAGTTAAGAGCTGCGGCTGATTTTATTCTACCTCGATCAGAAAGTGGAAAAGACCAATCGTT encodes:
- the hemH gene encoding ferrochelatase, producing MTKRKMGLLVMAYGTPYTLDDLEGYYTHIRHGRKPSPEMIEDLRNRYEAIGGISPLAKITLDQAEKLEQHLNRIQDEIEFKMYLGLKHIAPFIEDAVKKMHEDGIEEAVSIVLAPHFSTFSVKSYNGRAVEEAEKLGGLKIRTINSWYKEPKFIGYWADQVKRVFQEMPQDEREEAVLIVSAHSLPEKILQYDDPYPSQLQETADLIVEQAGIKNYEIGWQSAGNTPEPWIGPDVQDLTRELFNGHHYKAFVYAPVGFVCDHLEVLFDNDVECKAVTDELGVSYYRPEMPNAKAEFIDCLSSVILKSIAD